In one Salvelinus sp. IW2-2015 linkage group LG26, ASM291031v2, whole genome shotgun sequence genomic region, the following are encoded:
- the rxylt1 gene encoding ribitol-5-phosphate xylosyltransferase 1, translating to MKKHHRKIFILIVFVYVVFSLYAAYNVFFNTKVITRVHRVVKKITVATSGGGVVAPYIGDDVWNPWEDEQANALSALHKQREAFRQYQERIDKNRPKRYKVQIWGKAAIGLYLWEHILEGPLSPTDIQAQWREGEIQVGKIDFSFYTGPAVIQGHVPLDTDSVVLVLNGREQQKISYATRWLQHVQTLMQFHAVNRVAVVLLGSERCTNDWISPYLRRHGGFVDLLFLVYDSPWVNDKDVFQWPLGVATYRQFPVVMPNSHMVSSTRPFLCNFLGTVYKNSSREALMEILKQTGLDKECITTGREKWLPQETVESLRRYQTALAQSELTLCPVGINTECYRIYEACAYGSVPVVEDMVTPGGCSAARSSPLRLLKAAGAPFIFLKDWKELPGLLEKEKMMSQEERTERRRRLLEWYSSFRQQMKDRFTEVLEETFFKNS from the exons ATGAAAAAACATCACAGAAAAATATTCATCCTGATAGTTTTTGTGTATGTGGTGTTTTCCTTGTATGCTGCATACAATGTGTTTTTTAATACGAAGGTGATCACCCGTGTCCACAGAGTGGTGAAGAAAATTACAGTCGCAACCTCAG gtggtggtgttgtggctCCTTACATTGGGGATGATGTGTGGAACCCTTGGGAGGATGAGCAGGCTAATGCGCTTTCTGCTCTGCACAAACAGAGGGAGGCTTTCAGACAATACCAGGAGCGCATTGACAAGAACAGGCCCAAGAGATACAAAGTTCAAATCTGGGGGAAAGCGGCCATAG GACTTTACCTTTGGGAACATATTTTAGAAGGTCCCCTCAGCCCCACTGACATACAagcacagtggagagagggggagatacagGTGGGAAAGATAGATTTCAG tttcTACACAGGCCCAGCGGTGATCCAAGGCCACGTTCCTCtggacacagacagtgtggttctGGTGCTGAACGGCCGGGAGCAGCAGAAGATCTCATACGCTACCCGGTGGCTGCAGCATGTCCAGACCTTGATGCAGTTCCACGCTGTGAATCGTGTGGCTGTGGTTCTGCTGGGCAGCGAGCGCTGCACCAACGACTGGATCAGCCCCTACCTGAGGAGGCACGGGGGCTTTGTGGACCTGCTCTTCCTGGTCTATGACAGCCCCTGGGTCAACGACAAGGATGTCTTCCAGTGGCCCCTTGGAGTAGCCAC ATACAGGCAGTTTCCTGTGGTCATGCCAAACTCTCATATGGTGAGCTCCACAAGGCCCTTCCTCTGTAACTTCCTGGGAACTGTCTACAAGAACTCCTCGAGGGAAGCACTCATGGAGATCTTGAAACAAACAGGACTGGACAAAGAGTGCATCACTACTGGCAGAGAGAA GTGGCTTCCTCAGGAGACAGTGGAGAGTCTGAGACGGTACCAGACAGCCCTGGCCCAAAGCGAGCTCACCCTCTGCCCTGTGGGAATCAACACGGAGTGCTACCGCATCTACGAGGCCTGTGCCTACGGCTCCGTACCCGTGGTGGAAGACATGGTGACCCCAGGTGGGTGCTCTGCTGCACGCAGCTCCCCACTGCGTCTCCTCAAAGCTGCAGGAGCCCCCTTCATCTTTCTCAAAGACTGGAAGGAGCTTCCAGGCCTCCTGGAAAAGGAGAAGATGATGAGCCAGGAGGAAaggactgagaggaggaggagactgcTGGAGTGGTATAGCAGTTTCCGACAGCAGATGAAGGACAGGTTCACCGAGGTCTTAGAGGAGACCTTCTTCAAAAACAGCTAA